From Staphylococcus sp. M0911, a single genomic window includes:
- a CDS encoding toxic anion resistance protein, protein MDMANEHERTPSHPLDQYINQQSEQPNMVVEDFEHQFTEADQKRINEISEQIKPLDHDGLLSFGTNLQQNMSQFSHQMLDDVQSKDIGPIGDSLNQLMSKLKSVNPNDLDPNKQSRIKRIFRRTKASINEVFSRMQSVSSQIDRITIQLEKHKGNLTKDIDLLDGLYDQNKRYFDDVTLYIAAAQRKKQDIQQHIIPDLQKKAETTGNQMDIQAVADMEQFVDRLEKRIYDLQLSRQIAIQTAPQIRMIQNVNQALAEKIQSSILTSIPLWKNQMAIALTLMRQRNAVSAQRAVTDTTNDLLTQNASMLKQNAIETATENERGVVDIETLKQTQSDIIDTIEQTLQIQHEGRQKRQAAEKELSGLENDLKQHLLSMRKES, encoded by the coding sequence ATGGATATGGCAAATGAACATGAACGTACCCCATCACACCCTCTTGATCAATATATCAATCAACAATCTGAGCAACCGAATATGGTTGTTGAAGATTTTGAACATCAATTTACTGAAGCTGATCAAAAAAGGATTAATGAAATTAGTGAACAAATAAAACCACTTGATCACGATGGCTTATTATCTTTTGGTACCAACTTGCAACAAAATATGTCACAGTTTTCACATCAAATGTTGGATGATGTTCAATCGAAAGATATTGGACCTATTGGAGACTCATTAAACCAATTGATGAGTAAATTAAAATCTGTGAACCCTAATGATTTAGATCCTAATAAACAATCTAGGATAAAACGTATCTTTAGAAGAACCAAAGCTTCTATTAATGAGGTATTCTCTAGAATGCAATCAGTGAGTTCGCAGATTGATCGAATTACCATTCAATTGGAAAAACATAAAGGTAACTTAACGAAAGATATTGATTTATTAGATGGGTTATATGATCAAAATAAGCGATATTTTGATGATGTGACACTTTATATTGCAGCAGCACAACGTAAAAAGCAAGATATACAACAACATATCATTCCTGATTTACAGAAGAAAGCTGAAACAACAGGTAATCAAATGGATATTCAAGCAGTCGCAGACATGGAGCAATTTGTGGATCGATTAGAAAAGAGAATCTATGATTTACAACTTTCAAGACAAATTGCTATTCAAACTGCACCACAAATACGAATGATTCAAAATGTAAATCAGGCATTAGCTGAAAAAATTCAAAGTTCAATTCTAACAAGTATTCCATTATGGAAGAACCAAATGGCTATTGCGTTGACATTGATGCGACAACGTAATGCAGTATCAGCACAACGTGCAGTCACAGATACAACGAATGATTTATTAACTCAAAACGCATCAATGTTGAAACAAAATGCAATTGAAACGGCAACAGAAAATGAACGTGGTGTCGTCGATATTGAAACATTGAAACAAACACAAAGTGATATTATTGATACGATAGAACAAACATTACAAATTCAACATGAAGGTCGTCAAAAACGACAAGCTGCTGAAAAAGAATTATCTGGTCTTGAAAATGACTTGAAGCAACATTTATTATCAATGCGAAAAGAATCTTAA
- the cspA gene encoding cold shock protein CspA, whose protein sequence is MKQGTVKWFNAEKGFGFIEVEGENDVFVHFSAINQDGYKSLEEGQSVEFEVVEGDRGPQAANVVKL, encoded by the coding sequence ATGAAACAAGGTACAGTTAAATGGTTTAACGCTGAAAAAGGATTCGGCTTCATCGAAGTTGAAGGAGAAAACGACGTATTCGTACATTTCTCAGCAATTAACCAAGATGGTTACAAATCATTAGAAGAAGGTCAATCAGTTGAATTTGAAGTAGTTGAAGGCGACCGCGGACCACAAGCTGCGAACGTTGTAAAACTATAA
- the dapB gene encoding 4-hydroxy-tetrahydrodipicolinate reductase: protein MKILLIGYGAMNQRVARLAEEKGHEIVGVIEPMNSDSSPYQQFERIADAKEADVAIDFSNPNLLLPLLDESFELPLVVATTGEKEKITQKLEALGKKMPVFFSANMSYGVHALTKILEAAVPLLQDFDIELTEAHHNKKVDAPSGTLVKLYDVIEGLRDKTTPVYDRHDKTEKRTPDEIGIHTVRGGTIVGEHDVLFAGTDETITISHKAQSKDIFANGAIGAAEKLINKENGFYTFDNL, encoded by the coding sequence ATGAAGATCTTATTAATTGGCTATGGAGCTATGAACCAGCGTGTTGCTAGATTAGCTGAAGAAAAAGGCCACGAAATTGTCGGTGTTATTGAACCGATGAATAGTGATTCATCACCATACCAACAATTTGAACGTATTGCAGATGCTAAAGAAGCAGATGTAGCAATTGATTTTTCTAATCCTAATTTATTATTACCCCTATTAGATGAATCATTTGAATTGCCATTAGTCGTTGCGACTACTGGTGAAAAAGAGAAAATCACTCAAAAATTAGAAGCATTAGGTAAAAAGATGCCAGTATTTTTCAGTGCAAATATGAGTTATGGTGTTCATGCACTTACTAAAATTTTAGAAGCTGCAGTTCCCCTATTACAAGATTTTGATATTGAACTGACAGAAGCACATCATAATAAGAAAGTTGATGCGCCTAGTGGTACATTAGTGAAGTTATATGATGTTATAGAAGGATTACGTGATAAAACAACTCCAGTATATGATCGCCATGATAAAACTGAGAAACGTACACCAGACGAAATTGGCATCCATACAGTTCGTGGCGGTACGATTGTTGGAGAACATGATGTGTTATTTGCTGGCACAGATGAAACAATTACGATTTCACATAAAGCACAATCTAAAGACATTTTCGCGAATGGTGCAATTGGTGCAGCTGAAAAATTAATCAATAAAGAAAACGGTTTTTATACATTTGATAATTTATAA
- the lysA gene encoding diaminopimelate decarboxylase, whose amino-acid sequence MTVEYNEYGELTMGGTSLKTVAQSFGTPTIVYDEEQIRNQMRRYHKAFQQSGLKYNISYASKAFTCIQMVKLVQEEDLQLDVVSEGELYTALEAGFDPSRIHFHGNNKTKHEIKYALENHIGYFVIDSLEEIDLIDRYASETVQVVLRVNPGVEAHTHEFIQTGQEDSKFGLSIRYGLANEAIDKIKQTNHLHLKGVHIHIGSQIEGTEAFIETAKIVMNWLNDQQIHVDLLNLGGGFGIKYVEGDVSFPIESGIAEITDAIKNEAQQLNMETPEIGIEPGRSIVGEAGITLYEVGTIKEIPEINKYVSIDGGMSDHIRTALYDAKYQALLVNRQEEADDTVTIAGKLCESGDIIIKNAKLPSSVQRGDYLAILSTGAYHYSMASNYNQMQKPSVFFIKDGKAREVIKRQSLRQLIINDTK is encoded by the coding sequence ATGACAGTAGAATATAACGAATACGGCGAATTAACAATGGGAGGTACAAGTCTTAAAACAGTTGCACAAAGTTTTGGTACCCCAACGATTGTTTATGATGAAGAACAAATACGAAATCAAATGCGTCGTTATCATAAAGCATTTCAACAAAGTGGATTAAAATATAATATTTCATATGCTTCTAAAGCATTTACTTGTATACAGATGGTTAAATTAGTCCAAGAGGAAGATTTACAACTCGATGTTGTATCTGAAGGAGAATTGTATACTGCATTAGAAGCTGGCTTTGATCCAAGTCGTATACACTTCCATGGTAATAATAAAACGAAGCATGAAATTAAATACGCTTTAGAAAATCATATTGGATATTTTGTCATAGATTCTTTAGAAGAAATCGATTTAATTGATCGATATGCAAGTGAAACAGTACAAGTAGTTTTAAGAGTTAACCCAGGTGTTGAAGCACATACACATGAATTTATCCAAACAGGACAAGAGGATAGTAAATTTGGCTTATCGATACGCTATGGCTTAGCTAATGAAGCAATTGATAAAATCAAACAAACTAACCATCTTCATTTAAAAGGTGTACATATTCATATTGGCTCACAAATTGAAGGAACAGAAGCATTTATTGAAACTGCAAAAATAGTTATGAATTGGTTAAATGATCAACAAATTCATGTTGATTTACTTAATCTTGGTGGTGGTTTTGGTATTAAATATGTTGAGGGAGATGTAAGCTTCCCTATTGAAAGCGGCATTGCTGAAATCACTGATGCAATCAAAAATGAAGCACAACAGTTAAATATGGAAACACCTGAAATAGGTATTGAACCCGGTCGTTCTATCGTTGGCGAAGCTGGAATAACATTGTATGAAGTGGGGACGATTAAAGAGATACCAGAAATTAATAAATACGTATCTATAGATGGTGGTATGAGTGATCATATTAGAACAGCACTTTATGATGCTAAGTATCAAGCTTTATTAGTAAATCGCCAAGAAGAAGCGGATGATACAGTTACTATTGCGGGTAAATTATGTGAGTCTGGTGATATTATCATTAAGAATGCAAAATTACCAAGTTCTGTACAACGTGGTGATTATTTAGCAATATTATCAACAGGTGCATATCATTATTCAATGGCATCTAATTATAATCAAATGCAAAAACCTTCAGTGTTCTTTATCAAAGATGGAAAAGCTCGTGAAGTGATTAAACGTCAATCATTAAGACAACTAATTATTAACGATACTAAATAA
- a CDS encoding aspartate-semialdehyde dehydrogenase, which produces MTKLAVVGATGLVGTKMLETLDRKEIPFDELVLFSSARSAGQTIEFQGQTYTVQELTDEAASEHFDYVLMSAGGGTSEHFAPLFEKAGAIVIDNSSQWRMTEDVDLVVPEVNEPHFTRGIIANPNCSTIQSVVPLKVLQDAFGLSRVAYTTYQAVSGSGVKGKRDLSEGANGKAPEAYPHPIYNNVLPHIDVFLENGYTKEEQKMIDETRKILNDKDLKVTATCVRVPVQDSHSVEMDVTLKQDTTVEAIQELFDKDDRVVLVDNPAKNEYPLAIHSTGKDDVFVGRIRRDDTLDNTFHVWCTSDNLLKGAALNAVQVLEQVLKLKGVL; this is translated from the coding sequence ATGACAAAATTAGCAGTAGTTGGTGCAACAGGATTAGTTGGAACAAAAATGTTAGAAACTTTAGATCGAAAAGAGATCCCTTTTGATGAATTGGTTCTATTTTCTTCAGCACGTTCAGCTGGTCAAACAATCGAATTTCAAGGGCAAACGTATACAGTACAAGAACTTACAGATGAAGCAGCAAGTGAACACTTTGATTATGTATTGATGAGTGCTGGTGGTGGTACAAGTGAACACTTCGCCCCACTATTTGAAAAAGCTGGCGCTATTGTCATTGATAATTCTAGTCAATGGCGTATGACAGAAGATGTTGATTTAGTTGTACCTGAGGTTAACGAACCCCACTTTACAAGAGGCATCATTGCTAATCCAAACTGTTCTACGATTCAATCAGTCGTACCATTAAAAGTATTGCAAGATGCATTTGGATTATCAAGAGTAGCTTATACGACATATCAAGCGGTTTCAGGATCAGGAGTTAAGGGTAAGAGAGATTTATCTGAAGGTGCAAATGGTAAAGCACCAGAAGCTTATCCTCATCCAATTTATAATAACGTATTACCACATATTGACGTATTCCTTGAAAATGGTTATACAAAAGAAGAACAAAAAATGATAGATGAAACACGTAAAATTTTAAATGACAAAGATTTAAAAGTGACTGCAACTTGTGTACGTGTGCCAGTTCAAGATAGCCATAGTGTTGAAATGGATGTTACTTTAAAACAAGATACTACCGTTGAAGCAATTCAAGAATTATTCGATAAAGATGATCGTGTTGTTCTTGTAGATAATCCTGCTAAAAATGAATACCCTTTAGCAATTCACTCAACAGGTAAAGACGACGTGTTTGTTGGTCGTATTCGTCGAGATGACACATTAGACAATACTTTCCACGTATGGTGTACATCAGACAACCTACTTAAAGGTGCAGCATTGAATGCCGTTCAAGTTTTAGAACAAGTTTTAAAATTGAAAGGAGTTCTTTAA
- a CDS encoding acylphosphatase yields the protein MERKHIQVFGTVQGVGFRYYTQRLGNQHHVVGTVQNVEDYVDIYAQGEKDNLESFINSVIEGASPASHVTNYQIEDLDLDESLTDFKTI from the coding sequence ATGGAACGTAAACATATACAAGTATTTGGCACAGTACAAGGTGTCGGCTTTAGATATTATACGCAGAGACTAGGCAATCAACATCACGTCGTAGGTACAGTGCAAAATGTTGAAGATTATGTTGATATATATGCTCAAGGAGAAAAAGACAATTTAGAATCATTTATAAATAGTGTTATTGAAGGTGCTTCTCCTGCCTCACATGTAACTAACTATCAGATAGAAGACTTAGATTTAGACGAATCATTAACTGATTTTAAAACAATTTAA
- the msaA gene encoding regulatory protein MsaA yields MWTVAKIRADYEGWWLFEDWPEKIVKQSEFSTYEDMLDAYCKLIKDCNAYYDNCVMGKYNMYAFYNNCDLNFCEDCDEDLQIIYSFIVLKNNEVYYNLPKIV; encoded by the coding sequence ATGTGGACGGTTGCAAAAATTAGAGCTGACTATGAAGGTTGGTGGTTGTTTGAAGATTGGCCAGAGAAGATTGTTAAACAATCCGAGTTTTCTACATATGAAGACATGTTAGATGCATACTGTAAATTAATCAAAGATTGTAACGCATATTACGACAATTGCGTAATGGGGAAATATAATATGTACGCATTTTACAATAATTGTGATTTAAATTTCTGTGAAGATTGTGATGAGGATTTACAAATAATTTATAGTTTTATTGTTTTAAAAAATAATGAAGTTTATTATAATCTTCCAAAAATAGTTTAA
- the dapD gene encoding 2,3,4,5-tetrahydropyridine-2,6-dicarboxylate N-acetyltransferase: MVQHLSAQEIIQYISDAKKSTPLKVYVNGTFDGVNFPESFKVFGSDHSKVIFCEADDWKPFYESYQDKFEDIEIEMDRRNSAIPLKDLTNTNARIEPGAFIREQAVIEDGAVVMMGATINIGAVVGEGTMVDMNATLGGRATTGKNVHVGAGSVLAGVIEPPSASPVVIEDNVLIGANAVILEGVRVGEGAIVAAGAIVTQDVPAGAVVAGTPAKVIKQTSEVEDSKREIVSALRKLND; the protein is encoded by the coding sequence ATGGTACAACATTTATCAGCACAAGAAATTATTCAATATATTAGTGATGCAAAAAAATCAACGCCTTTAAAAGTTTATGTCAATGGTACATTTGATGGCGTCAACTTCCCCGAATCATTTAAAGTATTTGGTTCAGATCATTCTAAAGTGATCTTTTGTGAAGCGGATGATTGGAAACCATTTTATGAGTCGTATCAAGACAAATTTGAGGATATTGAAATTGAAATGGATCGTCGTAATTCAGCCATCCCATTAAAAGATTTAACAAATACGAATGCACGTATTGAACCAGGTGCTTTCATTCGTGAACAAGCTGTAATCGAAGATGGTGCTGTAGTCATGATGGGTGCAACAATTAACATTGGTGCAGTTGTTGGTGAAGGTACAATGGTAGATATGAATGCTACTCTAGGCGGTCGTGCGACAACTGGTAAAAATGTACATGTTGGTGCAGGATCAGTATTAGCTGGTGTCATCGAGCCACCTAGTGCGTCACCTGTTGTCATTGAAGATAATGTGTTAATTGGTGCAAATGCAGTTATTTTAGAAGGTGTTCGAGTTGGTGAAGGTGCGATTGTAGCAGCTGGCGCTATTGTGACGCAAGATGTACCTGCAGGAGCAGTTGTTGCCGGAACACCTGCTAAAGTGATCAAGCAAACGTCTGAAGTCGAAGATTCTAAACGTGAAATTGTATCAGCATTACGCAAATTAAATGATTAA
- a CDS encoding alanine racemase — protein MTAIWSVDTEAFYNNAKKVKNQQPIMAVVKNNAYHYGLEFAVKQFLRAGINTFSTTSLKEAVRVRELAPDATVFLMNAVYDFDTVRDYHIHMTLPSLNYYYEHKEDLRDIHVHLEFENLLHRSGFKTLEEIQEVLQDHQHNKNPKRMIISGLWTHFGYADEFGVTEYDVERSAWLNVLHTLLNEGYQFDYIHSQNSASYYREGQVVLPHHTHARVGIALYGSRPYSGLNEAAIQQALTVKANVIQIREVQNGDYCGYSWAFETQHDNTKLAVVDVGYGDGILRARAQHEALINGKRYPIRALMMSHMFVEVDEHVHAQDQVVLYNESMRIDEYTFKGVGANSEQLSAMNHDSLIKEYR, from the coding sequence TTGACAGCAATTTGGTCAGTCGATACAGAAGCATTTTATAACAATGCTAAGAAAGTGAAAAATCAACAACCCATTATGGCCGTTGTTAAAAATAACGCTTACCACTATGGCTTAGAATTTGCGGTAAAGCAATTTTTACGTGCAGGTATCAATACATTTAGTACGACGTCACTTAAAGAAGCAGTTCGTGTACGTGAATTAGCACCAGATGCAACGGTGTTTCTTATGAATGCGGTATATGATTTTGATACTGTACGTGATTATCATATTCATATGACCTTACCTTCTTTAAATTATTATTACGAGCATAAAGAAGATTTACGAGATATTCATGTGCACTTAGAGTTTGAAAATTTACTGCATCGTTCTGGATTTAAAACACTAGAAGAGATTCAAGAGGTATTACAAGATCATCAACATAATAAGAACCCTAAACGCATGATTATTTCTGGTTTATGGACACATTTTGGTTATGCTGATGAATTTGGTGTAACTGAATATGATGTAGAACGTTCAGCATGGTTGAATGTTTTACATACATTATTAAATGAAGGATATCAATTCGACTATATACATTCTCAAAATAGTGCAAGCTATTATCGAGAAGGACAAGTCGTTCTCCCCCACCATACACATGCTAGAGTGGGTATTGCTTTATATGGTTCACGTCCATATAGTGGATTGAATGAAGCAGCCATTCAACAAGCATTGACTGTAAAAGCGAATGTCATACAAATTAGAGAAGTTCAAAATGGTGACTATTGTGGCTATAGTTGGGCATTTGAAACACAACATGACAATACTAAGCTTGCTGTGGTAGATGTTGGTTATGGTGACGGTATATTAAGAGCAAGAGCACAACATGAAGCATTGATAAACGGTAAGCGCTACCCTATTCGTGCCCTAATGATGAGCCATATGTTTGTAGAAGTTGATGAACACGTACATGCACAAGATCAAGTTGTATTATATAATGAAAGTATGCGCATTGATGAATATACCTTTAAGGGTGTGGGAGCAAATTCAGAACAACTGAGCGCTATGAATCACGATTCTCTTATAAAGGAGTACAGATAA
- a CDS encoding 5-bromo-4-chloroindolyl phosphate hydrolysis family protein, which produces MRYNISRVLGTMVGIPVAMIAWMVSIFGFDLSFIIDGFIGLGGFVVSYFPTQRLTSRKYLNEIGLTRREYRYVRSQLNQAQSKIRLIFKSFINIRSIKDFRQVNDIYRISRSIYMSVRQRPGMFFKVEGFFYSHIDNALNLVDSYTRLTKMPRKSPEEKQKLEQTRITLDEVKRTLVADLKQLNEDDYERLDVEMELNKLEQQRRKK; this is translated from the coding sequence TTGAGATATAATATTTCAAGAGTTTTGGGGACCATGGTAGGCATACCGGTAGCGATGATTGCTTGGATGGTAAGTATCTTTGGATTTGATTTGTCTTTTATTATAGACGGATTCATCGGTTTGGGAGGATTTGTCGTGTCTTACTTCCCTACTCAGCGCTTGACTTCACGTAAATATCTAAATGAAATAGGATTAACTCGAAGAGAATATCGATATGTTAGAAGTCAATTAAACCAAGCCCAATCTAAAATACGTTTGATTTTCAAATCATTTATCAATATTCGTTCTATTAAAGATTTTAGACAGGTTAACGACATTTATAGAATCTCTCGCTCGATTTATATGAGTGTAAGACAACGTCCAGGAATGTTTTTTAAAGTAGAAGGATTCTTTTATTCGCATATTGATAATGCCTTGAATTTAGTAGATTCATATACGAGATTAACTAAAATGCCTAGAAAGTCTCCCGAAGAAAAGCAGAAATTAGAACAAACACGAATTACGTTAGACGAAGTCAAACGTACGTTAGTAGCAGATTTAAAACAACTCAATGAAGACGATTATGAACGATTAGATGTAGAAATGGAATTAAATAAATTAGAACAACAACGTCGAAAAAAATAA
- the dapA gene encoding 4-hydroxy-tetrahydrodipicolinate synthase — MTHMFEGVGVALTTPFVNNEVDYDALRRHVTFLLENNAQAIIVNGTTAESPTLNDEEKEHVLETVVNLVNKQVPVIAGTGTNNTEKSIQASVRARQLGADAVMLITPYYNKTNQRGLVQHFETIANAVELPVVLYNVPSRTNMTIEPETVETLSQNKYIVALKDATNDLDYFEEVKKRVNQDEFAIYSGNDDNVVDFYQRGGNGVISVIANVIPKAFQHLYDAKQDGDTLAKAFEPIGQLLDALSVDVNPISIKALTAYEGFGSYELRLPLVPLEDNDRQTLEQAYETFKAGEK, encoded by the coding sequence ATGACACACATGTTTGAAGGTGTAGGCGTCGCATTAACAACGCCATTTGTAAATAATGAAGTAGATTATGATGCATTAAGACGACACGTTACATTCTTATTAGAAAATAATGCACAAGCGATTATTGTAAATGGAACTACAGCTGAAAGCCCTACACTAAACGATGAAGAGAAAGAACATGTTTTAGAAACAGTTGTGAATTTAGTTAACAAACAGGTTCCTGTGATTGCAGGTACAGGTACAAATAATACTGAAAAATCTATTCAAGCGTCTGTACGTGCACGTCAACTTGGTGCAGATGCAGTGATGCTAATTACACCTTATTACAATAAAACAAATCAACGTGGTTTAGTTCAACACTTTGAAACAATTGCGAATGCAGTTGAATTACCTGTTGTCTTATATAATGTACCTTCACGTACGAATATGACGATTGAACCAGAAACAGTTGAAACGTTAAGTCAAAATAAATATATTGTAGCGCTTAAAGATGCGACAAATGATTTGGATTATTTTGAAGAAGTTAAAAAACGTGTGAATCAAGATGAATTTGCCATTTATAGTGGTAATGACGACAATGTGGTTGATTTTTATCAACGTGGTGGTAATGGCGTGATTTCAGTTATTGCTAACGTCATTCCAAAAGCATTTCAACACTTATATGATGCTAAACAAGATGGGGACACATTGGCAAAGGCATTTGAACCGATTGGCCAATTATTAGACGCGTTATCAGTTGATGTTAATCCTATTTCAATTAAAGCATTAACGGCTTATGAAGGATTTGGAAGCTATGAATTACGTTTGCCTCTTGTACCACTTGAGGATAATGATCGTCAAACATTAGAGCAAGCTTACGAAACATTTAAAGCAGGTGAAAAATAA
- a CDS encoding amidohydrolase, producing MNELEFVTTHRRHLHQHPELSLHEYETTLYITDFLTELGVPFERPLETGAIAYLEGNSQHTIAYRADIDALPIFEENDVEFRSQNDNVMHACGHDGHTTALMLFVKRCKAMADKGTLPHNIVFIFQPAEETGGGAHRLIKAKAFDNYPIEAVFGIHVNPFSDEGTVVIRDEEITASATEYRFYLTGLSSHVADKEQGHSCGEALQHVLTQVGQIQQFHLNGLKRNIVHMGHFEAGEAINTVPSNGYLEGTIRTYDVDDLTIVKNQMQKIAESVSLLFNVTCEVKFEEGYPPTMNSPKLREPVEQALKNANLEVIDKPTPFLFGEDFSFYGQLLAPAYFVFVGTRNKDKGYVTGLHTSHLNFDEKVLIDVANYYEQLLLNYKEV from the coding sequence ATGAATGAATTAGAATTTGTAACAACACACCGTCGACATTTACATCAGCATCCTGAATTAAGTTTACATGAATATGAAACTACTCTGTACATTACTGATTTCTTAACAGAATTAGGCGTACCATTTGAACGTCCATTGGAAACAGGTGCGATTGCATATCTTGAAGGTAATAGTCAGCATACTATCGCTTATAGAGCAGATATAGATGCATTACCCATTTTTGAAGAAAATGATGTAGAGTTTCGTAGCCAAAATGATAACGTGATGCATGCATGTGGCCATGATGGTCATACGACGGCACTGATGTTATTTGTTAAGCGTTGTAAAGCAATGGCAGATAAAGGTACTCTCCCTCACAATATTGTATTTATATTCCAACCTGCAGAAGAAACAGGTGGTGGTGCACATCGTCTTATAAAAGCCAAGGCTTTTGATAATTACCCTATTGAAGCTGTATTTGGTATTCACGTTAATCCTTTTTCTGATGAAGGCACAGTTGTCATTCGAGACGAAGAAATTACGGCAAGTGCGACAGAATACCGATTCTATTTAACAGGACTATCTAGTCACGTTGCTGATAAAGAGCAAGGTCATTCATGTGGCGAAGCCTTACAACACGTCTTAACACAAGTGGGTCAAATACAACAATTTCATTTGAATGGATTAAAACGAAATATAGTACATATGGGTCATTTTGAAGCTGGTGAAGCTATCAATACAGTACCAAGTAATGGCTATTTAGAAGGAACAATTCGTACATATGATGTCGATGATTTAACTATTGTAAAAAATCAAATGCAAAAAATTGCTGAAAGTGTATCATTATTATTTAATGTGACGTGTGAAGTAAAATTTGAGGAAGGCTATCCACCTACAATGAATAGTCCGAAATTACGCGAACCTGTTGAACAGGCACTTAAAAATGCAAATCTAGAAGTCATCGACAAACCAACACCATTCTTATTTGGTGAAGACTTTAGTTTCTATGGTCAATTATTAGCACCTGCTTACTTCGTCTTCGTTGGAACTCGCAATAAAGATAAAGGTTATGTGACAGGATTACATACGTCTCATTTAAATTTTGATGAAAAGGTATTAATAGACGTAGCCAATTATTATGAACAACTACTATTAAATTATAAAGAGGTGTAA